From a single Nostoc sp. MS1 genomic region:
- the mfd gene encoding transcription-repair coupling factor, which translates to MSFSSIVRALARSPLTTELLSKLNRQQDLRLNGIPRLPKGLVSSALAQNSGSNLFVVCATLEEAGRAYAQLEAMGWQTVHFYPTSEASPYEPFDPETEMTWGQMQVLADLLKSQPFSFGDSSALAQPLSTTRSANVENDFAQGKQSIVNSPQSIVNSPQSKIAVVATVGALQPHLPPPDAFTPFCLTLKRGMEFDLDTFSEKITTLGYERVPLVETEGQWSRRGDIVDVFPVSSELPVRLEWFGDEIEQIREFDPTTQRSALDKVPQIVLTPTSFAPIITTALKDSAEFRSLSSELNSDSFAEDSAVIEGTRRFLGLAFGQPASVLDYLPENTLIAIDEPEQCHAHSDRWVENAEEQWSLGTGEADLGAVQLPKIHRSFDECLADLTKFKTIYLSELAEENSGINLASRSVPVTPHQFAKLADTLRQERDRNFSIWLLSAQPSRSVSLLQEHDCPAQFIPNPRDYQAIDKLVINHTPVAIKYSGLAELEGFILPTYRIVVITDREFYGQHSLATPSYIRKRRKAASKQVDPNKLRPGDYVVHRSHGIGKFVKLESLTINDETRDYIVVQYADGLLRVAADQVGALSRFRSTGDKAPELHKMTGKAWDNTKNRVRKAIKKLAVDLLKLYAARAKQEGFAYPQDMPWQEEMEDSFPYQPTTDQLKAVQDVKRDMESDRPMDRLVCGDVGFGKTEVAIRAIFKAVTAGKQVALLAPTTILTQQHYHTLKERFAPYPVNIGLLNRFRTAEERRDIQKRLATGELDVVVGTHQLLGKGVNFKDLGLLVIDEEQRFGVNQKEKIKTLKTQLDVLTLSATPIPRTLYMSLSGIREMSLITTPPPTRRPIKTHLAPKQPETIRSAIRQELDRGGQVFYVVPRVEGIEETTTALREMVPGARFAIAHGQMDESELESTMLTFSNGDADILVCTTIIESGLDIPRVNTILIEDAHRFGLSQLYQLRGRVGRAGIQAHAWLFYPKQRALSDAARQRLRAIQEFTQLGSGYQLAMRDMEIRGVGNLLGAEQSGQMEAIGFDLYMEMLEESIREIRGQEIPKVDDTQIDLNLTAFIPADYIPDIDQKMSAYRAVAAAKSKEELTQIAAEWSDRYGTLPVSANQLLRVMELKQLAKKLGFSRIKPENKQHIVLETPMEEPAWNLLAANLPEHLKTRFVYSPGKVTVRGLAVLKADQQLQSLIDAMSKMQGAIAEAAVV; encoded by the coding sequence ATGTCATTTTCTTCTATTGTGCGTGCCTTAGCGCGATCGCCACTCACCACTGAGTTACTTTCTAAGCTCAATCGCCAACAGGATTTACGCCTCAACGGCATACCCCGTCTACCTAAAGGCTTGGTATCATCGGCATTAGCACAGAATAGTGGCAGTAATTTATTTGTTGTCTGTGCCACCTTAGAAGAAGCTGGACGCGCCTACGCACAGTTGGAGGCGATGGGATGGCAAACAGTACATTTTTATCCCACATCAGAAGCCTCTCCTTACGAACCTTTTGACCCGGAAACGGAAATGACTTGGGGTCAGATGCAGGTGTTGGCGGATTTGCTTAAGAGTCAACCCTTCTCCTTCGGAGACTCTAGCGCGTTGGCGCAGCCTCTGTCTACGACACGCTCCGCGAACGTAGAGAACGACTTCGCTCAGGGTAAACAGTCAATAGTCAATAGTCCACAGTCAATAGTCAATAGTCCACAGAGTAAAATTGCTGTTGTGGCTACTGTTGGCGCATTACAACCTCATTTACCACCACCAGATGCGTTTACGCCTTTTTGCCTTACCCTCAAACGGGGAATGGAATTTGATTTAGATACCTTCAGTGAAAAAATTACTACTTTAGGATACGAAAGGGTTCCCTTGGTGGAAACTGAGGGACAATGGAGTCGTCGCGGGGATATTGTTGATGTTTTCCCTGTGTCGTCAGAATTGCCAGTACGGTTGGAATGGTTCGGTGATGAGATTGAGCAAATACGGGAATTTGACCCAACTACTCAACGTTCCGCACTTGACAAAGTACCTCAAATCGTGCTTACGCCTACAAGCTTTGCACCTATTATTACAACTGCGCTCAAGGATAGTGCTGAGTTCCGATCGCTAAGTTCTGAGTTAAATTCTGACTCTTTTGCGGAGGACTCAGCAGTTATAGAAGGGACTCGGCGCTTTTTGGGTTTGGCTTTTGGGCAACCTGCATCAGTGTTAGATTATTTGCCTGAGAATACTTTAATTGCAATTGATGAGCCAGAACAGTGTCATGCTCATAGCGATCGCTGGGTGGAAAATGCTGAGGAACAATGGTCACTAGGAACTGGGGAAGCGGATCTAGGTGCTGTACAATTACCAAAAATTCATCGGTCTTTTGATGAGTGTTTGGCTGATCTGACTAAATTTAAAACTATATATTTATCAGAACTAGCTGAGGAAAATAGCGGGATTAATTTAGCTAGTCGGTCTGTACCAGTCACACCACATCAATTTGCTAAGTTAGCGGATACATTAAGGCAAGAGCGCGATCGCAATTTCTCAATTTGGTTACTCTCGGCGCAACCTTCCCGTTCTGTTTCCCTACTACAAGAACACGATTGTCCAGCGCAATTTATCCCCAATCCCCGCGATTATCAAGCAATTGATAAGCTAGTAATCAACCATACACCTGTAGCCATCAAATATTCTGGTTTGGCGGAATTGGAAGGTTTTATTCTGCCTACCTACCGCATAGTAGTCATCACAGACCGGGAATTTTACGGTCAACATTCCCTAGCTACACCAAGCTATATCCGTAAACGGCGCAAGGCGGCTTCTAAGCAAGTTGACCCGAATAAGCTACGTCCGGGGGATTATGTTGTTCACAGGAGTCATGGGATTGGGAAATTTGTCAAGCTGGAAAGTCTGACAATTAACGATGAAACCCGCGATTATATTGTCGTGCAGTATGCTGACGGTCTGTTAAGGGTAGCGGCTGACCAAGTAGGTGCTTTATCTCGGTTCCGCAGTACGGGAGATAAAGCGCCGGAACTGCACAAGATGACGGGGAAAGCTTGGGATAATACTAAGAACCGCGTCCGCAAGGCGATTAAGAAATTGGCGGTGGACTTGCTGAAATTATACGCCGCGCGAGCAAAACAAGAAGGTTTCGCTTATCCCCAAGATATGCCTTGGCAAGAGGAAATGGAAGACTCCTTCCCTTACCAACCCACAACCGACCAGCTAAAAGCTGTGCAAGATGTGAAAAGGGATATGGAAAGCGATCGCCCAATGGATCGGTTAGTATGTGGTGATGTGGGTTTCGGGAAGACAGAAGTAGCAATACGTGCCATTTTCAAGGCGGTAACTGCTGGTAAACAAGTTGCACTGTTAGCACCAACAACCATCCTTACCCAGCAACATTACCACACCCTCAAAGAACGTTTTGCACCCTATCCTGTAAATATTGGGTTACTTAATCGTTTCCGCACAGCCGAGGAACGGCGAGATATTCAAAAACGATTAGCGACGGGTGAGTTAGATGTCGTGGTAGGGACACACCAACTTTTAGGTAAAGGTGTGAACTTCAAAGATTTAGGATTATTGGTAATAGATGAGGAACAACGGTTTGGGGTGAACCAGAAGGAAAAAATCAAAACCTTGAAAACCCAACTCGATGTCCTGACTCTCTCCGCCACACCCATTCCCCGCACCCTGTATATGTCCTTGTCGGGGATCAGGGAAATGAGTTTGATTACCACACCACCCCCAACCAGAAGACCAATTAAAACCCATCTTGCACCCAAACAACCGGAAACCATACGCAGTGCAATTCGTCAAGAACTAGATCGAGGCGGACAAGTATTTTATGTAGTTCCCCGTGTGGAGGGAATTGAGGAAACAACAACCGCATTGCGGGAGATGGTTCCGGGTGCAAGATTTGCGATCGCCCACGGACAAATGGACGAGAGCGAGTTAGAATCAACCATGCTCACCTTTAGCAATGGTGACGCAGATATTTTAGTGTGTACGACAATTATTGAATCGGGGTTAGATATTCCTCGTGTCAACACCATCTTAATTGAAGATGCGCACCGCTTCGGATTATCGCAACTTTACCAGTTACGGGGAAGGGTAGGACGTGCGGGGATTCAAGCCCACGCATGGTTATTTTATCCTAAACAACGGGCGTTATCGGATGCGGCAAGGCAGAGATTACGAGCGATTCAAGAATTTACGCAACTGGGTTCCGGCTATCAATTAGCGATGCGCGACATGGAAATCAGGGGTGTGGGTAACTTGCTAGGTGCAGAACAATCTGGTCAAATGGAAGCCATTGGTTTTGATTTGTACATGGAAATGTTAGAGGAGTCAATTAGAGAAATTCGCGGTCAAGAAATTCCCAAAGTTGACGATACCCAAATTGACCTCAACCTCACCGCCTTTATCCCCGCCGATTATATTCCAGACATTGACCAAAAGATGAGCGCATATCGTGCGGTAGCGGCGGCGAAGTCGAAAGAAGAGCTAACGCAGATTGCAGCTGAGTGGAGCGATCGCTATGGTACTTTACCAGTATCCGCCAATCAACTCTTGCGGGTGATGGAACTCAAACAATTAGCGAAGAAATTAGGATTTAGCCGTATCAAACCAGAGAACAAACAGCACATAGTTTTAGAAACGCCAATGGAAGAACCTGCATGGAATTTACTTGCAGCGAATTTACCAGAACATCTCAAGACACGCTTTGTTTACTCTCCTGGTAAGGTGACAGTACGCGGTTTAGCAGTGCTGAAAGCTGATCAACAATTGCAAAGTTTGATTGATGCGATGAGTAAAATGCAGGGTGCAATTGCAGAAGCGGCTGTTGTTTAG
- a CDS encoding DUF72 domain-containing protein, whose translation MNFFIGCAVWAYKGWVGELYPQGSRASEFLHLYSRRFTTVEGNTTFYAVPNQETINRWARETPAGFEFCLKLPKNITHQGLLKPYIPTALSFLEGMRPLGKRLGPIFAQLPPSYAPTLIDDLASFLEAWPRTTALLALEVRHPDWYQESHRSNLTQLLETLGVGRVLLDSRPIYSGEDDPQLASERRKPKLPVQFSVTTSFSLIRFISHPDLTVNQPFMEEWVEQIQQWLQAGKRIYFFVHCPLEERSPDNARHFQQLLEQNGLPVPPLPWNQLQQPPNQLNLW comes from the coding sequence GTGAATTTCTTTATCGGTTGTGCTGTTTGGGCTTATAAGGGTTGGGTAGGTGAACTTTATCCTCAAGGGAGTCGTGCTTCAGAATTTCTTCACCTCTACAGCCGTCGCTTCACTACGGTAGAGGGTAATACAACTTTCTATGCAGTCCCAAACCAAGAAACCATTAACCGTTGGGCAAGAGAAACACCTGCTGGCTTTGAGTTTTGTTTGAAATTACCAAAGAATATTACTCATCAAGGTTTATTAAAACCCTACATTCCCACAGCCTTATCATTTCTAGAAGGGATGCGTCCTTTAGGTAAACGTCTCGGCCCCATATTTGCCCAACTACCGCCGAGTTATGCACCAACATTAATTGATGATTTGGCTAGTTTTTTAGAAGCTTGGCCGCGCACAACAGCACTACTGGCGTTAGAAGTAAGACATCCTGACTGGTATCAAGAATCTCACAGAAGTAACTTAACACAGCTTTTAGAAACTTTGGGCGTGGGAAGGGTACTACTAGATTCACGCCCTATTTACAGTGGAGAAGATGACCCCCAGTTGGCATCAGAACGCCGGAAGCCGAAATTACCTGTACAATTCAGCGTTACTACAAGTTTTAGCCTGATTAGGTTTATTTCCCATCCTGACTTAACTGTAAATCAACCCTTCATGGAAGAATGGGTGGAGCAAATTCAACAATGGTTACAAGCAGGGAAGCGTATTTACTTCTTTGTTCATTGTCCTTTAGAAGAGCGATCGCCTGACAACGCCCGTCACTTCCAACAGCTACTAGAACAAAATGGCCTACCAGTTCCCCCTCTACCTTGGAACCAACTTCAGCAGCCACCTAATCAACTTAACCTCTGGTAG
- a CDS encoding cupin domain-containing protein, with the protein MSDTSVKKIDSHNSPKGKLGQKYLASGKSLAMRLWENEQPNEDKQPTSREYETVGYVINGSAELHIEGQMILLEPGSSWVVPKGASHTYKILEPFTAVEATSPPAQVHGRDEN; encoded by the coding sequence ATGAGTGATACCAGCGTTAAAAAAATCGACTCTCACAATTCCCCCAAAGGAAAACTCGGTCAGAAATATTTAGCATCAGGCAAATCTCTTGCCATGCGCCTTTGGGAAAACGAACAACCGAATGAAGATAAACAACCAACCAGCCGCGAATATGAAACCGTTGGTTATGTAATTAACGGTAGCGCCGAGTTACACATCGAAGGACAAATGATCCTTCTCGAACCCGGCAGTTCTTGGGTTGTTCCCAAAGGTGCAAGTCATACTTATAAAATTCTAGAGCCATTCACGGCTGTAGAAGCAACTAGCCCACCGGCTCAAGTTCACGGGCGAGATGAAAATTAG
- a CDS encoding zinc-dependent alcohol dehydrogenase encodes MKALCWHGANDVRVETVPDPKILNPRDAIIKITSTAICGSDLHIYNGYIPTMQSGDILGHEFMGEVVELGSAVKNVKIGDRVVVPFTISCGSCFFCQRDLWSLCDNSNPNAWLVEQQMGHSPAGLFGYSHLFGGYAGGQAEYARVPFADVGLLKIPDNLPDEKVLFLTDIFPTGYMAAENCDIKPGDIVAVWGCGPVGQFAIKSAYMLGAERVIAFDRVPERLKMAKEQCHAEVLNYEEVDVGEALKEMTGGRGPDACIDAVGMEAHGTDAMALYDKVKQAVRLETDRPTALRQVLVSAAKGGHVSIAGVYGGFLDKIPMGAAMNKGLTWKMGQTHVHRYLRPLLERIQNGEIDPSFVITHTLPLEQAPHGYEIFKNKKDNCIKVVLKPQGN; translated from the coding sequence ATGAAAGCTCTTTGCTGGCATGGGGCAAATGATGTCAGGGTAGAAACTGTACCTGACCCAAAAATTCTTAACCCGCGTGATGCAATTATTAAAATTACTTCAACAGCTATTTGTGGGTCAGATTTACACATATATAATGGCTACATTCCCACAATGCAAAGTGGCGATATCCTTGGGCATGAGTTCATGGGGGAAGTGGTAGAATTAGGTAGCGCTGTCAAAAATGTCAAAATAGGCGATCGCGTAGTTGTTCCCTTCACTATTTCATGTGGTTCCTGCTTTTTCTGCCAACGCGACTTATGGTCTTTGTGTGATAATTCCAACCCTAACGCTTGGTTGGTAGAGCAGCAGATGGGTCACTCTCCAGCAGGTCTATTTGGCTACTCTCACCTATTCGGCGGTTACGCTGGCGGTCAAGCAGAATACGCCCGTGTGCCTTTTGCAGATGTCGGCTTGCTGAAAATCCCCGATAATCTACCAGATGAAAAAGTATTATTTTTAACTGATATTTTCCCAACCGGCTACATGGCGGCGGAAAACTGCGACATCAAACCCGGCGATATTGTAGCTGTGTGGGGTTGCGGCCCAGTTGGGCAATTTGCAATCAAAAGCGCCTATATGTTGGGTGCGGAAAGAGTTATCGCTTTCGACCGCGTTCCTGAACGCCTGAAGATGGCTAAGGAACAATGCCATGCAGAAGTCCTCAACTACGAGGAAGTCGATGTTGGGGAAGCCCTCAAAGAGATGACTGGTGGACGCGGCCCCGATGCTTGTATTGATGCAGTCGGTATGGAAGCCCACGGTACAGATGCGATGGCTTTATACGACAAAGTAAAACAAGCTGTCAGACTAGAAACAGATAGACCAACCGCATTAAGACAAGTGCTTGTGTCTGCCGCTAAAGGTGGTCATGTTTCTATCGCTGGTGTGTATGGTGGTTTCCTCGACAAAATACCGATGGGGGCGGCGATGAATAAGGGTTTAACTTGGAAAATGGGACAAACCCACGTCCATAGATATTTAAGACCGTTATTAGAACGTATTCAAAACGGTGAGATTGACCCTTCATTCGTCATTACTCACACCCTTCCTCTAGAACAAGCACCCCACGGTTACGAGATTTTCAAAAACAAAAAAGATAACTGCATCAAAGTCGTACTTAAACCTCAAGGTAATTAA
- a CDS encoding zinc-dependent alcohol dehydrogenase, translating into MKAVCWQSANEVRVESVPDPTILNPRDAIIKITSTAICGSDLHIYGGYIPTVQKGDIIGHEFMGEVVEVGRGVENLKIGDRVVVPSTIGCGRCNYCQRDLWSLCDNSNPNTYLEEKLYGNITSAIYGYSHLLGGYAGAQAEYIRVPFADVGVVKVPADIPDEKLLFISDAIPTGYMGAEMCDIQPGDTVAVWGCGAVGQFAMISAYMMGAEKVIAIDRFPERLEMARKYAKAEVINYEEVNAGEALKEMTGGRGPDACIDAVGLEAHGVGIEDFYDQTKQKLRLETDRPHVLREMMIACRKGGTLSIMGVYGGFIDKIPLGAAFNKGLTFRMGQMHGQKYMNLLLQLILEGKLDPSFVVTHQLPLEQASHGYHIFQQKQDNCVKVVLKP; encoded by the coding sequence ATGAAAGCTGTCTGCTGGCAAAGTGCTAATGAGGTACGGGTGGAGTCGGTTCCAGACCCGACAATTCTTAACCCGCGTGATGCGATTATTAAAATTACTTCCACAGCTATTTGTGGTTCTGACTTACATATTTACGGCGGCTATATTCCCACAGTGCAGAAAGGTGACATTATCGGTCACGAATTTATGGGGGAAGTGGTCGAAGTTGGACGCGGAGTTGAGAATTTAAAAATAGGCGATCGCGTCGTTGTTCCTTCTACAATTGGTTGTGGTAGATGTAACTATTGCCAGCGTGATTTGTGGTCGCTGTGTGACAACTCCAACCCCAACACCTATTTAGAAGAAAAACTCTACGGTAATATCACCTCAGCCATTTATGGTTATTCTCATCTATTAGGTGGTTACGCTGGCGCACAAGCTGAATATATCCGCGTCCCCTTTGCTGATGTGGGTGTAGTGAAAGTTCCAGCAGATATCCCCGATGAAAAATTGCTATTCATCTCTGATGCTATCCCTACAGGTTACATGGGTGCAGAGATGTGCGATATTCAACCCGGTGATACTGTTGCTGTGTGGGGTTGCGGCGCTGTGGGACAGTTCGCCATGATAAGCGCCTATATGATGGGTGCTGAAAAAGTTATCGCTATAGACCGCTTTCCCGAACGTTTGGAGATGGCGAGAAAGTATGCTAAAGCCGAAGTCATTAATTACGAAGAAGTTAATGCTGGGGAAGCGTTAAAAGAGATGACTGGCGGACGCGGCCCTGATGCTTGCATCGATGCTGTGGGTTTGGAAGCACATGGTGTGGGTATAGAAGACTTCTACGACCAAACTAAGCAAAAGCTAAGGCTAGAAACCGACCGTCCTCACGTATTGCGGGAAATGATGATTGCTTGTCGTAAAGGTGGCACACTTTCAATTATGGGTGTTTATGGTGGGTTTATAGACAAAATACCACTGGGTGCAGCTTTTAATAAAGGTCTAACCTTCAGAATGGGACAAATGCACGGTCAAAAATACATGAATTTGTTACTGCAACTCATCCTAGAAGGTAAACTCGATCCATCGTTTGTAGTTACCCATCAATTACCCCTAGAACAAGCATCCCACGGTTATCATATATTCCAACAAAAACAAGATAATTGTGTCAAAGTTGTCCTCAAACCGTAA
- a CDS encoding SRPBCC family protein — protein sequence MTLTSGDKQGNSQASETERWASLIGGGAMVLLGLRQASLRGVLTALAGGGLIYQGATKQSTIQQAQDAIGINKPIRVEKTVTINKPADELYRYWHNFENLPTFMKHLKSVKVYDQKRSHWIANAPLGNNVEWDADILEDRENEFISWASVEGADVENSGFIRFQKAPGDRGTEVKVVLEYNVPGGGLTAAIAKLFGEEPEQQIGDELRRFKMLMEAGEIATTEGQPTGRR from the coding sequence GTGACTTTAACATCTGGAGATAAACAAGGGAATAGCCAAGCTAGTGAGACTGAACGTTGGGCTTCTCTGATTGGCGGTGGGGCTATGGTATTGTTGGGTTTAAGACAAGCCTCGCTGCGGGGAGTGTTGACGGCTTTAGCTGGTGGCGGTTTGATTTACCAAGGTGCAACTAAACAAAGCACAATTCAACAAGCGCAAGATGCAATAGGAATCAATAAACCCATCAGAGTTGAAAAGACGGTAACAATTAATAAGCCAGCCGATGAACTATACCGTTATTGGCACAACTTTGAGAATTTGCCCACCTTTATGAAGCATCTCAAATCTGTGAAGGTGTATGACCAAAAACGCTCTCATTGGATAGCCAATGCACCTTTAGGTAATAACGTAGAGTGGGATGCTGATATTTTGGAAGACCGAGAAAATGAGTTTATTTCTTGGGCTTCTGTAGAAGGCGCAGATGTGGAAAACTCCGGCTTCATCCGCTTTCAAAAAGCTCCAGGCGATCGCGGTACGGAAGTGAAGGTAGTCTTAGAATACAATGTCCCAGGCGGCGGCTTAACTGCTGCTATAGCCAAACTCTTTGGCGAAGAACCAGAACAGCAAATAGGTGATGAACTACGCCGCTTCAAAATGCTGATGGAAGCAGGGGAAATCGCTACAACTGAAGGACAGCCTACTGGTAGGAGATGA